From a single Nicotiana tabacum cultivar K326 chromosome 8, ASM71507v2, whole genome shotgun sequence genomic region:
- the LOC107764980 gene encoding uncharacterized protein LOC107764980: MTGGGGDIHTTITVKISVIIIGATVWLKDCLATVFVFYFEEMGCNESKSVDTELVIRCRERKELIKAAASYRYALAAAHISYFHSLKDVGEALRKFVDEELIVGSSSSSLSTPSSPSLILPGESKISSNRSNASGNIHHKHNKSSGSSISVSTDSSVSDFHDEDEHEHDHSHLHLSSDSSDDDDVEHLHLQHKGHSNKGHKNKGHSNKGHRNVHEDDEPRKGHRNVHEHDDEDHGHHHHHHHRMVEEGEPSTSSYPQQQYGGMPYGVMMNHEVPPPPQGFWDPFYGMNQQFQAPSWEGGQGQGQQFGGGNPNMYAYYMKRSSPVMNTVVHEADPASSTGYSNSYWSYPNENGGFFGYTMAPPMGERGSQSNQGKKPSPPKEPPPPPSPKASLWDSINPFDPYDNGYLGYFSHEKHGSASVGSSPNSTEVREREGIPDLEEETETEMYKEYHKGKNLSNESRTRRSGEANSSRSSDSGRKSMPPMPHGVDLRGVAGHGSVGSSKPDSSLHNVEGSSSSRGVKFEGSSGRTKTISTMYDSGSHLSSAEPSHSSGGTGSIDITEEKSYFETLVSRSPEDVHLKKKGVTFEVDEMSKNEIESPKSSSLTTSHAHGTRDLHEVVAEIRDEFEIASSNGREVALMLEVGKLPYQPSLVKELVSRILYLIVPSMSVSHTVTLKSVRLATKTRKLVKSYFGDVGQDNVVQPCNLSATLDELYEWEKKLYKEVKDEEKLRLVYEKHCRRLRTLDEQGAESSKIDATQASIRRLLTKLNVCIKAIDAIARRIHKLRDEELQPQVAELIHGLVRMWRSMLSCHQKQFQAVMESKTRALKANTGFQRDSSVRATLELEMQLSSWCSHFNDWICSQKSYVESLNGWLLRCLKYDLEETPDGPVPFSPGRLGAPPVFVICNDWSQAMEAISETRVAIAMNSFATSLRQLWERQDEEQRQRIKAEYLSKDYKKRLTMLQSKRGSVKHEQDAMSDGSHIIVPSEKGISPLDDLKVDLDMFKKKLVEERTKHKDAIKLVHDAASSSLQGGLLPIFKALENFTSEALRAHEQVRLQSVRDSS; this comes from the exons ATGACCGGAGGCGGTGGAGACATACACACAACAATTACAGTGAAAATATCGGTAATAATTATAGGAGCTACTGTATGGCTTAAGGACTGTTTGGCTACTGTTTTCGTTTTTTATTTTGAGGAGATGGGGTGCAATGAGTCTAAATCAGTAGATACAGAACTAGTGATTCGTTGTAGAGAGAGGAAGGAACTGATCAAAGCTGCTGCTAGTTACCGTTATGCCCTCGCCGCTGCACATATTTCTTATTTTCACTCCCTTAAGGATGTTGGTGAAGCGCTTCGGAAGTTTGTTGATGAAGAGCTCATTGTTGGCTCTTCTTCTTCGtctctttcaactccttcttcCCCTTCCTTAATTTTGCCTGGTGAAAGCAAAATTAGCAGCAATAGAAGTAATGCTAGTGGAAACATTCATCATAAGCATAATAAATCTTCTGGATCTTCAATTTCGGTTTCTACGGATAGTTCTGTTTCGGATTTTCACGACGAAGATGAGCATGAGCATGACCATTCTCACTTGCATTTGTCATCAGATTCATCTGACGACGACGACGTTGAGCATTTGCATCTGCAACATAAGGGTCATAGTAATAAGGGTCATAAAAATAAGGGTCATAGTAATAAGGGTCATAGGAATGTACATGAAGATGATGAGCCTCGAAAGGGTCATAGGAATGTACATGAGCATGATGATGAGGATCATGGTCATCATCACCACCATCATCAtcgtatggtggaagaaggggaGCCATCAACTTCCTCATACCCGCAACAGCAGTATGGGGGGAT GCCATATGGTGTGATGATGAATCATGAGGTTCCTCCACCACCACAAGGATTTTGGGATCCATTTTATGGAATGAACCAACAATTTCAGGCTCCTTCTTGGGAAGGAGGTCAAGGACAAGGACAGCAATTTGGTGGTGGAAATCCAAACATGTATGCTTACTACATGAAGAGATCTTCCCCTGTGATGAACACAGTGGTTCACGAAGCAGATCCAGCATCGTCTACTGGGTATTCCAATTCGTATTGGAGCTACCCTAATGAAAATGGTGGGTTTTTTGGATACACAATGGCTCCTCCAATGGGTGAAAGGGGAAGTCAGAGTAATCAAGGGAAGAAGCCAAGTCCTCCAAAGGAGCCACCGCCACCTCCTTCTCCAAAGGCTTCTCTTTGGGACTCTATCAATCCGTTTGATCCTTATGATAATGGCTATTTGGGTTACTTCTCACATGAAAAACACGGTTCTGCATCAGTAGGTAGTAGTCCTAATTCGACTGAAGTGAGGGAGAGAGAGGGCATTCCTGATTTAGAAGAAGAAACTGAGACAGAGATGTATAAGGAGTACCATAAAGGAAAGAATTTGAGTAATGAGTCAAGGACAAGGCGTTCTGGGGAGGCGAATTCGTCAAGAAGTAGTGACAGTGGTAGGAAATCAATGCCACCAATGCCTCATGGAGTTGATTTAAGGGGTGTAGCAGGGCACGGTAGTGTGGGCAGTTCAAAACCAGACTCGTCATTACATAATGTGGAGGGCTCATCAAGTTCGAGGGGAGTAAAATTTGAGGGTAGTAGTGGCAGGACAAAGACGATATCAACAATGTACGATTCAGGTTCTCACCTTTCGAGTGCAGAACCATCACACAGTAGTGGTGGCACAGGGTCAATTGATATCACAGAGGAAAAGAGCTATTTTGAAACGCTCGTGTCAAGAAGCCCAGAAGATGTGCATTTGAAGAAGAAAGGAGTGACTTTTGAGGTTGATGAAATGTCAAAGAACGAGATCGAATCACCCAAGTCAAGTAGCTTGACCACATCACATGCTCATGGCACCAGGGATCTTCATGAGGTTGTGGCTGAAATTAGAGATGAATTTGAGATTGCTTCCAGTAATGGAAGGGAAGTTGCTCTGATGCTTGAGGTTGGGAAGCTTCCTTACCAGCCTAGCCTTGTTAAAG AGCTTGTATCCAGGATTTTATACCTGATTGTCCCGTCCATGTCGGTATCGCATACGGTGACACTGAAGTCAGTTAGACTGGCTACCAAAACAAGAAAATTGGTGAAATCCTATTTTGGAGATGTTGGCCAAGACAATGTTGTGCAGCCCTGTAACCTGTCAGCTACCCTTGACGAGCTATATGAATGGGAGAAGAAATTATATAAGGAAGTTAAG GATGAAGAAAAACTGCGGCTTGTATATGAAAAGCACTGTAGAAGGCTGAGAACCTTGGACGAGCAAGGAGCTGAGTCAAGCAAGATAGATGCTACTCAGGCATCGATCAGAAGATTGCTAACAAAACTTAACGTCTGTATAAAAGCAATTGACGCAATTGCACGCAGAATTCACAAATTAAGGGATGAAGAATTGCAACCCCAAGTTGCAGAATTAATTCACGG GCTGGTGAGAATGTGGAGGTCAATGCTCAGTTGTCATCAGAAGCAGTTTCAAGCAGTGATGGAGAGTAAAACAAGGGCTCTCAAAGCAAATACTGGATTTCAAAGAGATTCAAGCGTGAGAGCTACTCTTGAACTTGAGATGCAGCTTTCGTCATGGTGTAGCCACTTTAATGATTGGATTTGCAGCCAGAAATCCTATGTAGAATCCTTAAACGGGTGGCTTCTACGATGCCTTAAGTATGATCTGGAAGAAACCCCCGATGGACCTGTCCCTTTCTCTCCTGGCCGTCTTGGAGCTCCTCCAGTTTTTGTAATTTGCAATGATTGGAGTCAGGCAATGGAAGCAATTTCTGAAACTCGTGTAGCAATTGCTATGAATAGTTTCGCTACAAGTTTGAGGCAGCTTTGGGAAAGACAAGATGAGGAGCAGAGGCAGAGGATCAAAGCAGAATATCTCTCAAAGGACTACAAGAAACGGCTAACCATGCTTCAGAGTAAGAGAGGGAGCGTGAAGCATGAGCAAGATGCAATGTCCGACGGAAGTCACATAATTGTTCCATCCGAAAAAGGCATTTCACCTTTGGACGATCTAAAGGTGGACTTGGATATGTTTAAAAAGAAATTAGTGGAGGAGAGAACAAAGCACAAGGATGCCATTAAGTTAGTGCATGATGCAGCTTCTAGTAGTTTACAGGGGGGTTTACTTCCAATTTTCAAGGCTTTGGAGAACTTCACATCGGAAGCTCTGAGAGCGCATGAACAAGTCAGGTTACAGAGTGTTAGAGACAGTTCATAG